One genomic region from Stutzerimonas decontaminans encodes:
- a CDS encoding chemotaxis response regulator CheY translates to MKILIVDDFSTMRRIIKNLLRDLGFTNTAEADDGTTALPMLKSGSFDFLVTDWNMPGMSGIDLLRTVRADERLKHLPVLMVTAEAKRDQIIEAAQAGVNGYVVKPFTAQVLKEKIEKIFERVNG, encoded by the coding sequence ATGAAAATCCTCATCGTCGATGACTTCTCGACGATGAGACGAATCATCAAGAACCTCCTGCGTGATCTGGGGTTCACCAACACCGCCGAAGCGGATGACGGCACCACCGCGCTGCCAATGCTGAAGAGCGGCAGCTTCGACTTCCTCGTCACCGACTGGAACATGCCGGGCATGAGCGGTATCGATCTGCTGCGCACCGTGCGCGCTGATGAGCGCCTCAAGCACCTGCCAGTACTGATGGTGACAGCCGAGGCGAAACGCGACCAGATCATCGAGGCGGCACAGGCCGGGGTTAACGGCTATGTGGTCAAGCCTTTTACTGCCCAGGTGCTCAAGGAGAAGATCGAGAAGATCTTCGAGCGCGTCAACGGCTGA
- the fleN gene encoding flagellar synthesis regulator FleN → MGMHPVQVIAVTGGKGGVGKTNVSVNLALALADLGRRVVLLDADLGLANVDVLLGLTTKRTLADVIAGECDLRDVLIQGPGGIRVVPAASGTQSMVQLSSLQHAGLIQAFSELGDELDVLIIDTAAGIGDSVVSFVRAAQEVLLVVTDEPTSITDAYALIKLLNRDYGISRFRVLANMAHAPQEGRNLFAKLTKVTERFLDVALQYVGAVPYDEAVRKAVQKQRAVYEAYPRSKCALAFKAIAQRVDTWPLPATPRGHLEFFVERLITPASQSHE, encoded by the coding sequence ATGGGTATGCATCCCGTACAGGTGATTGCGGTGACCGGCGGCAAGGGTGGCGTCGGCAAGACCAACGTGTCGGTCAATCTGGCACTGGCGCTGGCTGACCTTGGCCGACGTGTGGTGTTGCTTGACGCCGACCTCGGCCTGGCCAACGTCGACGTGCTGCTGGGGCTTACCACCAAGCGCACCCTGGCCGACGTCATCGCCGGCGAATGTGATCTGCGCGACGTGCTGATCCAGGGGCCGGGCGGCATCCGCGTAGTGCCGGCCGCATCCGGCACGCAGAGCATGGTGCAGTTGTCTTCGCTGCAGCACGCGGGGTTGATCCAGGCGTTCAGCGAGCTCGGCGACGAGCTCGACGTGCTGATCATCGACACCGCGGCTGGTATCGGCGATTCAGTAGTGAGCTTCGTGCGCGCCGCGCAGGAGGTGCTGCTGGTCGTCACCGATGAGCCGACCTCGATCACCGATGCCTACGCGCTGATCAAACTGCTTAACCGTGATTACGGCATCAGCCGTTTCCGGGTGCTCGCCAATATGGCTCATGCTCCGCAGGAAGGGCGCAACCTGTTCGCCAAGCTGACCAAGGTCACCGAGCGCTTTCTGGATGTAGCGCTGCAGTATGTCGGTGCCGTGCCTTACGATGAGGCTGTGCGCAAGGCTGTACAGAAGCAGCGTGCGGTCTATGAAGCCTACCCGCGATCTAAATGCGCGCTGGCGTTTAAGGCCATCGCGCAGAGGGTCGATACTTGGCCGTTGCCCGCCACGCCGCGTGGTCATCTCGAATTCTTCGTAGAGCGTCTCATCACCCCCGCTTCACAAAGCCACGAATGA
- the sodC gene encoding superoxide dismutase family protein yields the protein MKQWIIAALAGCTALAAQAETLSVKVNTVSAQGIGESVGSVKIESSEYGLVFRPELTGLQPGAHGFHIHAKGSCEPAEIDGKQTPAGAAAGHWDPKNSGKHGEPWGDGHLGDLPALYVDSEGKANQPVLAPRLKSLGDIKGLALMVHQGGDNHSDHPQPLGGGGARVACGVIE from the coding sequence ATGAAACAGTGGATCATCGCCGCGCTCGCCGGCTGCACGGCCCTCGCCGCTCAGGCCGAAACGTTGAGCGTCAAGGTCAACACCGTAAGCGCCCAGGGCATCGGCGAATCCGTCGGCAGCGTGAAGATCGAAAGTAGCGAGTACGGTCTGGTATTTCGCCCGGAACTCACCGGCCTGCAGCCAGGCGCTCACGGATTCCACATCCATGCCAAGGGCAGTTGCGAGCCGGCTGAGATAGATGGCAAGCAGACCCCGGCCGGCGCCGCCGCCGGACACTGGGACCCGAAGAACAGCGGCAAGCATGGCGAGCCTTGGGGTGACGGGCATCTGGGCGACCTGCCTGCGCTGTATGTAGACAGCGAAGGCAAGGCCAACCAACCGGTGCTGGCCCCGCGCCTGAAGAGTCTGGGCGACATCAAAGGCCTGGCGCTGATGGTCCACCAGGGCGGCGATAACCACTCCGACCACCCGCAACCACTCGGCGGTGGCGGCGCAAGGGTTGCCTGTGGCGTGATCGAATAA
- a CDS encoding protein phosphatase CheZ, translating into MTQADQSLAEFEATLKAHAPKLIESLQQGRFDEATQMFNELNQVRNHGLYLEVGKLTRELHNAIVKLEMDTCATGGDPSPITDATDRLSYVVEMTEKAANRTMDLVEESAPLVNYVSYEAQSLTADWQRFMRREMNAEQFRELVKRIDQYLQRSMNDGSQLSQNLSEIMLAQDFQDLTGQVIKRVTRLITELESNLLNLVLMAGQVDRVAGIQHDRDAMRAEQEKKKQEKMPSNGEGPQMHADMREDVVSGQDDVDDLLSSLGF; encoded by the coding sequence ATGACGCAAGCAGATCAAAGCCTGGCAGAGTTCGAAGCGACTCTGAAGGCCCATGCACCCAAGCTGATCGAAAGTCTGCAGCAGGGCCGCTTCGATGAAGCGACGCAGATGTTCAACGAGCTCAATCAGGTGCGCAATCACGGGCTCTATCTGGAGGTTGGCAAGCTCACCCGCGAGCTGCACAACGCTATCGTCAAGCTCGAGATGGATACCTGCGCTACCGGGGGCGATCCGTCACCGATTACCGATGCGACCGATCGCCTGTCCTACGTGGTGGAGATGACCGAGAAGGCCGCCAATCGCACCATGGATCTGGTGGAGGAGTCCGCTCCGCTGGTGAACTACGTGAGCTACGAGGCCCAGAGCTTGACGGCCGACTGGCAGCGCTTCATGCGTCGCGAAATGAATGCCGAGCAATTCCGCGAGCTGGTCAAGCGCATCGACCAATACCTCCAGCGCAGCATGAATGACGGCAGCCAGCTGTCGCAGAATCTCAGCGAAATCATGCTTGCCCAAGACTTCCAGGATCTGACCGGCCAGGTGATCAAGCGGGTGACCCGCCTCATCACCGAGCTTGAAAGCAACCTGCTCAATCTCGTCCTCATGGCGGGGCAGGTCGACCGCGTCGCCGGCATCCAGCACGACCGCGATGCCATGCGTGCCGAGCAAGAGAAGAAAAAACAAGAAAAAATGCCTTCCAACGGTGAAGGTCCGCAGATGCATGCCGATATGCGTGAAGACGTCGTTTCCGGCCAGGACGATGTCGATGATCTGCTTTCAAGCCTGGGCTTTTAG
- the flhF gene encoding flagellar biosynthesis protein FlhF, which produces MQVKRFFAADMRIAMKMVRDELGADAVIIGNRRVAGGVELTAVLDYPMQSAPAANKPNPALEAELRKTQARLANAHAELSAAPRAKMQDRQLVDEKPAAAASKPQPTPVAEATAAVDSRAIEAMYSELHGLRELIEVQLGSIAWGQEQSRRPQQAGLWRRLQRMGLPAELSRSLLEKVAGINESRQAWRMVLAHLAQAIKVSKNEPLEEGGVIALVGPAGVGKTTTLAKLAARYVLKYGAQSIALASMDNYRIGAQEQLKTLGRILDVPVLQLDPSQPLNKSLASLARKRVILIDTAGLPASDPTLRMQLEALSDKGVKSKNYLVLAATSQSQVLKAAWHNYRRCGLAGCILTKLDEAGSLGDVLGLTISQHLPIAYLADGPRIPDDLHLPRSHQLVSRAVSLQSGEEPSEETMADMFAGLYNGSSRRAG; this is translated from the coding sequence ATGCAGGTCAAACGTTTCTTCGCCGCCGATATGCGCATCGCCATGAAAATGGTGCGTGACGAGCTGGGCGCCGATGCCGTGATCATCGGCAATCGCCGGGTGGCCGGTGGCGTCGAGCTGACTGCCGTGCTCGATTACCCGATGCAATCTGCGCCGGCCGCCAACAAGCCCAACCCGGCGCTGGAAGCCGAGCTGCGCAAGACTCAGGCCCGTCTGGCCAATGCCCACGCCGAGCTGAGCGCCGCACCGCGGGCGAAGATGCAGGATCGTCAACTGGTTGACGAGAAGCCGGCCGCCGCAGCGAGCAAGCCGCAACCCACTCCGGTTGCCGAGGCTACCGCTGCGGTCGATTCGCGTGCGATCGAAGCGATGTATTCGGAGCTGCATGGTCTGCGCGAGCTGATCGAAGTGCAGCTCGGTTCGATTGCCTGGGGCCAGGAGCAGAGCCGTCGGCCGCAACAGGCTGGCCTCTGGCGCCGTCTGCAGCGCATGGGGCTGCCGGCTGAGCTGTCGCGCAGCCTGCTGGAAAAAGTTGCCGGCATCAACGAGTCGCGCCAGGCTTGGCGCATGGTGCTGGCGCACTTGGCGCAGGCGATCAAGGTCAGCAAGAACGAGCCGCTGGAAGAGGGTGGTGTCATCGCCTTGGTAGGCCCAGCTGGCGTCGGCAAGACCACCACGCTGGCCAAGCTCGCGGCGCGCTACGTATTGAAGTACGGCGCACAGAGCATTGCTCTGGCCAGCATGGACAACTACCGGATCGGCGCGCAGGAGCAGCTCAAGACTCTGGGGCGGATCCTCGATGTGCCGGTGCTGCAGCTCGATCCGAGTCAGCCGCTGAACAAGTCGTTGGCCTCACTGGCGCGCAAGCGGGTGATCCTGATCGACACCGCCGGTCTGCCCGCCAGCGATCCGACGCTGCGTATGCAACTCGAGGCGCTGTCCGACAAGGGCGTCAAATCGAAGAATTATCTGGTGCTGGCTGCAACCAGCCAGAGCCAGGTGCTCAAGGCGGCGTGGCACAACTATCGTCGCTGTGGCCTGGCTGGCTGTATCCTGACAAAGCTGGACGAGGCTGGCAGCCTCGGTGATGTGCTTGGGCTCACGATCAGCCAGCACTTGCCGATAGCGTACCTCGCGGACGGCCCCCGGATTCCGGACGACTTGCACCTGCCACGCAGCCATCAACTGGTCAGTCGCGCGGTGAGTCTGCAATCCGGCGAGGAACCGAGCGAGGAAACCATGGCCGATATGTTCGCCGGGTTGTACAACGGCTCGTCACGGCGGGCCGGATGA
- the flhA gene encoding flagellar biosynthesis protein FlhA, whose protein sequence is MDRTQLINIRNGLTGAGRGNLGVPLLLLVMMGMMMLSVPPFLLDLLFTFNIALSIVVLLVSVYALRPLDFAVFPTILLVATLMRLALNVASTRVVLINGHEGGSAAGHVIEAFGNVVIGGNYVVGIVVFAILMIINFVVVTKGAGRISEVSARFTLDAMPGKQMAIDADLNAGLIDQDEAKKRRVEVSSEADFYGSMDGASKFVRGDAIAGLLILFINLIGGVGIGMAQHGMNFSEAGQVYALLTIGDGLVAQIPSLLLSTAAAIMVTRVTSSEDMGQQVQRQMFASPKALAVAAAIMIAMGLVPGMPHLSFLGLGAAAAAGAYWIWHRKKQGEKKAEQEVQKQQEMLPAQRSAETKELGWDDVTPVDMVGLEVGYRLIPLVDRNQGGQLLARIKGVRKKLSQDLGFLMPSVHIRDNLDLLPNAYRLTLMGVSLAEAEVYPDRELAINPGQVFGPLNGIAAKDPAFGLEAVWIEASQRDQAQSLGYTVVDASTVVATHLNQVLHKHAHELLGHEEVQQLLQLLAKSSPKLAEELVPGMVSLSTLLKVLQALLQEQVPVRDIRTIAEAIANVAAKSQDPAAMVAAVRVALSRAIVQNVVGLEPELPVITLEPRLEQILLNSLQKAGQGSEDGILLEPGMAEKLQRSLVEAAQRQEMLGKPAVLLVAGPVRAMLSRFARLAVPNIHVLAYQEIPDNKQVTIVSTVGQN, encoded by the coding sequence TTGGATCGCACGCAACTCATCAATATTCGCAATGGCCTGACGGGCGCGGGGCGCGGCAACCTCGGCGTGCCGCTGCTGCTGCTCGTAATGATGGGCATGATGATGTTGTCGGTGCCGCCGTTCCTGCTGGATCTGCTGTTCACCTTCAATATCGCGCTGTCGATCGTCGTGCTGCTGGTCAGCGTTTACGCCTTGCGCCCGCTGGATTTCGCGGTGTTCCCGACCATTCTGCTGGTCGCCACCCTGATGCGTCTGGCATTGAACGTGGCGTCGACCCGCGTGGTGTTGATCAACGGCCATGAAGGTGGCTCTGCCGCCGGTCACGTGATCGAAGCGTTCGGCAATGTGGTGATCGGCGGCAACTACGTGGTCGGTATCGTCGTTTTCGCGATCCTGATGATCATCAACTTCGTCGTGGTGACCAAAGGCGCCGGGCGGATCTCCGAGGTCAGTGCGCGCTTTACCCTGGATGCCATGCCCGGCAAGCAGATGGCCATCGACGCCGACCTCAACGCCGGCCTGATCGATCAGGATGAAGCCAAGAAGCGCCGTGTCGAGGTTTCCTCCGAGGCGGACTTCTACGGCTCGATGGATGGTGCGAGCAAGTTCGTGCGCGGTGACGCCATTGCCGGTCTGCTGATTCTGTTCATCAACCTCATCGGCGGCGTCGGCATCGGCATGGCGCAACACGGCATGAATTTCAGCGAAGCCGGTCAGGTGTACGCCCTGCTGACCATTGGTGATGGTCTGGTCGCGCAGATCCCGTCGCTGCTGTTGTCGACCGCAGCAGCGATCATGGTGACCCGCGTCACCAGTTCCGAGGACATGGGCCAGCAGGTGCAGCGGCAGATGTTTGCCTCGCCCAAGGCGCTGGCTGTGGCTGCCGCGATCATGATAGCGATGGGCCTGGTTCCGGGCATGCCGCACCTGTCCTTCCTCGGCCTCGGCGCGGCCGCCGCAGCGGGTGCGTACTGGATCTGGCATCGCAAGAAGCAGGGTGAGAAAAAAGCCGAGCAGGAAGTGCAGAAGCAGCAGGAAATGCTCCCGGCCCAGCGCTCCGCGGAAACCAAGGAGCTCGGTTGGGATGACGTGACCCCGGTGGACATGGTCGGCCTGGAGGTCGGCTACCGTCTGATTCCCCTGGTTGACCGCAATCAGGGTGGGCAGCTGCTGGCTCGCATCAAAGGGGTACGCAAGAAGCTGTCCCAGGATCTTGGCTTTCTCATGCCCTCGGTACACATCCGTGACAATCTCGATCTGCTACCCAATGCCTATCGGCTGACGCTTATGGGGGTGAGCCTGGCCGAAGCCGAGGTGTACCCGGACCGTGAGCTGGCTATCAACCCAGGGCAGGTGTTTGGCCCGCTCAATGGCATTGCCGCCAAGGACCCGGCGTTCGGCCTGGAAGCGGTCTGGATCGAAGCCAGTCAACGCGATCAGGCCCAATCACTCGGCTACACCGTGGTGGACGCCAGCACCGTGGTTGCCACCCATCTCAATCAGGTGCTGCACAAGCATGCGCACGAACTGCTTGGCCATGAGGAGGTTCAGCAATTGCTGCAGCTGCTGGCGAAGAGTTCGCCCAAGCTGGCCGAGGAGTTGGTGCCAGGTATGGTTTCGCTGTCGACCCTGCTCAAGGTGCTGCAGGCGCTGTTGCAGGAGCAGGTGCCGGTCCGCGATATCCGCACTATTGCCGAAGCCATCGCCAACGTGGCGGCCAAGAGTCAAGATCCCGCCGCAATGGTCGCTGCGGTACGCGTTGCGCTGTCTCGGGCGATCGTGCAAAACGTTGTGGGACTAGAGCCGGAGCTGCCTGTGATTACGCTGGAGCCGCGGTTGGAACAGATTTTGCTCAATAGCTTGCAGAAGGCTGGGCAGGGTTCCGAAGACGGAATTCTGCTGGAGCCGGGAATGGCCGAAAAGTTGCAAAGGTCTCTGGTAGAAGCGGCACAGCGTCAAGAAATGCTCGGCAAGCCGGCAGTTCTGCTGGTGGCCGGCCCGGTACGGGCGATGCTGTCGAGATTCGCGCGCCTGGCAGTGCCGAACATTCATGTTCTGGCCTACCAGGAAATACCGGACAACAAGCAGGTCACCATCGTCTCGACGGTGGGTCAGAATTAA
- the fliA gene encoding RNA polymerase sigma factor FliA, which translates to MYYSKAQAKDAQYRLIDQYAPLVKRIAYHLLARLPASVQVDDLIQAGMIGLLEAAKKYDAGKGASFETYAGIRIRGTMLDEVRKGDWAPRSVHRNSRMVSEAIRAIEAKTGRDAKDHEVAAELKLSLDEYYGILGDTLGSRLFSFDDLLQEGEHGELQEDAASTHPEPFRDLEDERFQQALADAIANLPEREKLVLSLYYDEELNLKEIGQVLGVSESRVSQLHSQCAARLRARLGEWRAN; encoded by the coding sequence ATGTATTACAGCAAGGCTCAGGCAAAGGATGCGCAGTACCGCCTGATCGATCAGTACGCCCCGCTGGTCAAGCGAATCGCTTACCACCTGCTGGCGCGTCTGCCTGCCAGCGTGCAGGTCGACGATCTGATTCAGGCTGGAATGATCGGACTGCTGGAAGCAGCTAAGAAATACGACGCCGGCAAGGGTGCCAGTTTCGAAACCTACGCCGGTATCCGCATTCGCGGCACCATGCTCGACGAAGTGCGCAAGGGCGACTGGGCGCCGCGCTCGGTGCACCGCAATTCGCGGATGGTCAGCGAGGCGATTCGGGCGATCGAGGCGAAAACCGGTCGCGACGCTAAAGATCACGAGGTTGCGGCCGAACTTAAGCTAAGCCTCGATGAGTATTACGGCATTCTCGGCGATACGCTGGGCAGCCGCCTGTTCAGCTTCGATGATCTGCTGCAGGAGGGTGAGCACGGCGAGCTTCAGGAGGATGCTGCCAGTACCCACCCTGAGCCCTTCCGCGATCTCGAGGACGAACGCTTTCAGCAGGCCCTGGCCGACGCCATTGCCAACCTGCCCGAGCGCGAGAAGCTGGTGCTGTCGCTGTATTACGACGAAGAATTGAACTTGAAGGAAATTGGGCAGGTGCTGGGAGTTAGCGAGTCGCGTGTGAGCCAGTTGCATAGCCAGTGTGCTGCGCGCTTGCGTGCACGCCTCGGCGAATGGCGCGCCAATTGA
- the flhB gene encoding flagellar biosynthesis protein FlhB yields MAESESGADKSEEPTEKRLRESREKGQLARSRELSTVAVTLGGIGGLLASGGSLAQTLMAMMQGTFELSRETLLDEGSMVRLLMGSGLMALEAIMPLLIALLIASIVGPVSLGGWLFSAKAMAPKASRMNPAAGLKRMFSTKALVELLKALGKFLVVLGVALLVLSAYQDDLLSIAKQPLDLAIMHSAEIVGWCALWMACGLIVIAAVDVPFQLWDNKQKLMMTKQEVKDEYKDSEGKPEVKSRIRQLQREAAQRRMMQAVPEADVVITNPTHFAVALKYDGDKGGAPRLVAKGGDFVALKIREIAQEHKVTVLESPALARAVYYSTELDQEIPAGLYLAVAQVLAYVYQLRQYRAGKGRRPDPLNDVPIPPDLRRDE; encoded by the coding sequence ATGGCTGAGAGCGAAAGCGGTGCCGACAAAAGCGAGGAACCCACCGAGAAACGGCTGCGTGAATCCCGCGAGAAGGGGCAGCTGGCGCGCTCTCGCGAGCTCAGCACGGTCGCGGTGACGCTCGGTGGCATCGGTGGCTTGCTGGCGTCCGGCGGAAGTCTGGCGCAGACCCTGATGGCAATGATGCAGGGCACCTTTGAGCTGAGCCGGGAAACCCTGCTCGACGAAGGCTCGATGGTGCGCTTGCTGATGGGCAGCGGGCTGATGGCGCTGGAGGCAATCATGCCGCTGCTCATCGCGCTGTTGATCGCCTCGATTGTCGGCCCTGTCTCGCTGGGCGGCTGGCTGTTCTCCGCCAAAGCCATGGCGCCGAAGGCCAGCAGGATGAATCCGGCTGCCGGGCTCAAGCGCATGTTCTCTACCAAGGCGCTGGTTGAGCTGCTCAAGGCGCTGGGCAAATTCCTCGTGGTGCTTGGCGTCGCGCTGCTGGTGCTCTCGGCCTATCAGGACGACCTGCTGTCGATCGCAAAGCAGCCGTTGGATCTAGCGATCATGCACAGTGCGGAGATCGTCGGCTGGTGTGCCCTATGGATGGCCTGCGGGCTGATCGTCATCGCCGCTGTGGATGTGCCGTTTCAGCTCTGGGACAACAAGCAGAAGCTGATGATGACCAAGCAGGAGGTCAAGGACGAATACAAGGATTCGGAAGGCAAGCCGGAGGTCAAATCGCGGATTCGCCAGCTGCAGCGCGAAGCTGCGCAGCGGCGCATGATGCAGGCCGTGCCGGAGGCCGACGTGGTGATCACCAACCCGACGCACTTCGCCGTCGCGCTGAAATACGATGGCGACAAGGGCGGGGCGCCGCGGCTGGTAGCCAAGGGCGGCGACTTCGTGGCGCTGAAGATCCGCGAGATTGCGCAGGAGCACAAGGTTACGGTTCTGGAGTCGCCGGCGCTGGCGCGGGCGGTGTATTACTCCACCGAGCTGGATCAGGAAATTCCCGCCGGCCTCTACCTGGCAGTGGCGCAGGTCCTGGCTTATGTCTATCAGCTGCGGCAGTACCGAGCTGGCAAGGGGCGGCGGCCGGACCCGCTGAACGACGTGCCCATTCCGCCGGATCTGCGCCGCGACGAATGA
- a CDS encoding chemotaxis protein CheA, producing MSFDADEEILQDFLVEAGEILELLSEQLVELESSPDDMALLNAIFRGFHTVKGGAGFLQLHELVECCHIAENVFDILRKGERRVDSELMDVVLQALDSVNEMFSQVRERVEPTPASRELLAALARLAEPASADEPAAPVETPVMPEPQVEADDSEFEQLLDAVQPPAGESAAAPASGGADEITDDEFESLLDQLHGKGQFSASASSTAPEPEVAAPTSDEITDDEFEALLDQLHGKGKFEPVGSVSAEPAAPSSAAPVGSASATDEISDDEFEALLDQLHGKGKFEPAVAEVAAAAPSKPAPKPEPARAAVPAKAAPAAAVSKPAAAAPAEKAPAEAETTVRVDTARLDEIMNMVGELVLVRNRLVRLGSNSGDEAMAKAVSNLDVVTADLQSAVMKTRMQPIKKVFGRFPRLVRDLARSLKKEINLELVGEETDLDKNLVEALADPLVHLVRNAVDHGIEMPEEREAAGKPRTGRVVLSAEQEGDHILLIISDDGKGMDANVLRAKAVEKGMLEKDAADRLSDLECYNLIFAPGFSTKTEISDVSGRGVGMDVVKTKISQLNGTVNVFSTKGQGSKVVIKVPLTLAIMPTLMVMLGNQAFAFPLVNVNEIFHLDLSRTNVVDGQEVVIVRDKALPLFYLKRWLIQDAAQDEQREGHVVILSVGNQSIGFVVDQLVGQEEVVIKPLGKMLQGTPGMSGATITGDGRIALILDVPSMLKRYARRI from the coding sequence ATGAGCTTCGACGCCGATGAAGAAATCCTCCAGGATTTCCTGGTAGAGGCCGGCGAGATTCTCGAACTATTGTCCGAGCAACTCGTGGAGCTGGAAAGCAGCCCCGATGACATGGCGTTGCTCAATGCGATTTTTCGCGGGTTCCACACGGTAAAGGGCGGTGCGGGCTTTCTTCAGCTCCATGAGCTGGTGGAGTGCTGCCATATCGCCGAAAACGTCTTCGACATCCTGCGCAAGGGTGAGCGTCGCGTCGACTCCGAACTGATGGATGTCGTGTTGCAGGCCCTCGACTCCGTGAACGAGATGTTCAGTCAGGTCCGCGAGCGCGTCGAGCCGACTCCCGCCTCACGCGAGCTACTCGCCGCTCTGGCGCGTCTGGCAGAACCCGCTTCTGCTGACGAACCGGCGGCTCCGGTCGAGACGCCGGTTATGCCCGAGCCCCAGGTCGAAGCTGACGACAGCGAATTCGAGCAGCTGCTCGACGCCGTTCAGCCGCCAGCCGGCGAGTCTGCAGCCGCGCCGGCAAGCGGTGGCGCTGACGAAATCACTGACGACGAATTCGAGTCGTTGCTCGACCAGCTGCATGGCAAAGGTCAGTTCTCGGCCAGTGCATCCAGCACGGCACCCGAGCCTGAGGTCGCTGCACCGACCAGCGATGAGATTACCGACGACGAATTCGAGGCTCTGCTCGATCAGCTGCATGGCAAGGGCAAGTTCGAGCCCGTTGGCAGCGTAAGCGCTGAACCCGCTGCGCCGTCGAGTGCTGCGCCGGTCGGCAGTGCCAGCGCCACTGATGAGATCAGCGATGACGAGTTCGAAGCGCTGCTCGATCAGCTGCACGGCAAAGGCAAATTTGAGCCTGCGGTTGCCGAGGTAGCGGCTGCCGCGCCGAGCAAGCCGGCACCCAAGCCCGAGCCCGCTCGTGCTGCTGTTCCAGCCAAGGCTGCACCAGCGGCCGCGGTGAGCAAGCCTGCTGCCGCGGCTCCGGCAGAAAAAGCGCCGGCCGAAGCCGAGACGACGGTGCGCGTGGATACCGCGCGCCTCGATGAAATCATGAACATGGTCGGCGAGCTGGTGCTGGTGCGTAATCGTCTGGTGCGCCTGGGCTCCAACAGTGGCGACGAGGCGATGGCCAAGGCCGTTTCCAATCTCGACGTAGTCACAGCCGATCTGCAGAGTGCGGTGATGAAAACCCGCATGCAGCCGATCAAGAAGGTCTTTGGGCGCTTCCCGCGGCTGGTACGTGATCTGGCGCGCAGCCTGAAGAAAGAGATCAACCTCGAGCTGGTCGGTGAAGAAACCGACCTCGACAAGAACCTCGTCGAGGCGCTGGCCGACCCGCTGGTGCACCTGGTGCGCAACGCGGTCGACCACGGTATCGAGATGCCCGAGGAGCGCGAGGCCGCTGGCAAGCCGCGTACCGGGCGGGTGGTGCTGTCGGCTGAACAGGAAGGCGACCACATCCTGCTGATCATCAGTGATGACGGCAAGGGCATGGACGCCAACGTCCTGCGCGCCAAGGCCGTGGAAAAGGGCATGCTGGAGAAGGATGCCGCTGACCGCCTGAGCGATCTGGAATGCTACAACCTGATCTTCGCGCCGGGCTTCTCGACCAAGACCGAGATCTCCGATGTGTCCGGCCGTGGTGTCGGCATGGACGTGGTGAAAACCAAGATTTCCCAGCTCAACGGCACGGTCAACGTGTTCTCCACCAAGGGCCAAGGCTCGAAGGTGGTGATCAAGGTGCCATTGACTCTGGCGATCATGCCGACCCTGATGGTGATGCTTGGTAACCAGGCCTTCGCCTTCCCGCTGGTCAACGTCAACGAGATCTTCCATCTCGACCTTTCGCGCACCAACGTCGTGGATGGTCAGGAGGTGGTGATCGTGCGCGACAAGGCGCTGCCGCTGTTCTATCTCAAGCGATGGTTGATTCAGGATGCGGCTCAAGATGAGCAGCGAGAGGGGCACGTCGTGATCCTCAGTGTTGGCAACCAGAGCATCGGTTTTGTCGTCGACCAATTGGTTGGGCAAGAGGAAGTGGTCATCAAACCGCTGGGCAAGATGCTGCAAGGCACGCCAGGTATGTCTGGTGCCACCATCACTGGCGATGGCCGCATCGCGCTGATTCTCGACGTTCCCAGCATGCTCAAGCGGTACGCACG